A genome region from Arachis duranensis cultivar V14167 chromosome 8, aradu.V14167.gnm2.J7QH, whole genome shotgun sequence includes the following:
- the LOC107460564 gene encoding wall-associated receptor kinase 3-like, with product MDGVHTGKVLGKCMVPGAGRSMKTLTIVDYYIYASCYRESTIVENTYIHTYMAINVKLPLMLLVAVAALHYCAAANCTRSCGSVSIPFPFGTTKECSLAPEFLIYCTKHVPHLQDNHLRLRSIDVDHGELRVSLPVASDCYFTNSSSKGGKFFNNETDRSVFLGNYYSISTSQNLFTTVGCETLGLVVGSDSEAERMRPFPKTCLSYCDRRKDAKDGECTGTGCCNTSIPDASPQGLSYIYYSFENSILNNSEIFVDFNNPCGYAFVVEKGEYKFDTTHLKQNLPPMPVRRTTARVTIPPSVVVTYANVPLAFRVTLISLMVVKYMRHYISHIASDDVDECKTPNKFCHANATCNNTYGSYTCACQKGGGSAGASGGRSADVGGSGVVSLSILVLFVASFNAYCGLRKRKLNKLKEQFFQQNGGLLLQQKIAKHRGSIETTKIFSIEELKKATNNFDEVKILGRGGYGIVYKGLLQDNTTVAIKKSKISDQSQIEQFINEVVILSQINHTNVVKLLGCCLETQVPLLVYEFIQGGTLDDHLHGQNQSLKLNWKTRLRIAAETAGALAYLHSATCPPIIHRDVKTTNILLDHNLKAKVSDFGASKIVPLDKAELSTLVQGTVGYLDPEYFHTSHLTEKSDVYSFGVVLAELLTGRKALCFDLPEDDRNLAMYFISSMNKGRLLQILDNQIRNEAKPEQLMEFANIAKRCLRLKGEERPTMKEVATELEGLRIMENHRWESDRSSLEETEDLLNASPSSSSLAFYSEDNGSYGRDIISRLESIVYKVKNLLTPPKCQKLDSMSLGSERLEDDNAS from the exons ATGGATGGGGTTCACACAGGGAAAGTGCTTGGTAAATGCATGGTACCAGGTGCTGGCAGAAGCATGAAAACATTGACCATTGTTGATTACTATATATATGCATCATGTTACAGAGAGAGTACTATAGTAGAAaacacatacatacatacatacatggCTATTAATGTAAAGCTTCCGCTGATGCTTCTTGTTGCTGTTGCAGCTCTCCATTATTGTGCAGCAGCTAACTGCACACGTAGCTGCGGCTCTGTGAGCATTCCATTCCCGTTTGGGACCACAAAGGAGTGCTCCCTGGCCCCCGAATTCCTTATCTACTGCACCAAACATGTCCCACACTTACAAGACAATCACCTGCGTCTGCGAAGCATCGACGTCGATCACGGCGAACTCCGCGTTTCCTTGCCGGTAGCCAGTGATTGCTACTTCACCAACAGCAGCAGCAAGGGGGGAAAGTTCTTCAACAATGAAACCGATAGGAGCGTGTTTCTGGGAAATTATTATAGCATCTCAACGAGCCAAAACTTGTTCACAACGGTTGGCTGTGAAACACTTGGATTAGTGGTGGGAAGTGATTCAGAGGCAGAGAGAATGAGACCGTTTCCTAAGACATGCTTATCATACTGCGACCGACGTAAAGACGCAAAGGATGGGGAGTGCACCGGAACCGGTTGTTGCAATACTTCTATACCCGATGCCTCACCACAAGGCTTATCGTacatttattattcttttgagaATTCCATTTTGAATAACAGTGAAATATTCGTTGACTTCAACAACCCTTGTGGTTATGCTTTTGTGGTGGAAAAAGGAGAGTACAAGTTTGACACCACACATCTGAAACA AAACCTTCCACCTATGCCTGTAAGGCGCACAACAGCACGTGTCACGATTCCACCAAGCGTCGTGGTTACCTATGCAAATGTTCCTCTGGCTTTCAGGGTAACGCTTATCTCCCTCATGGTTGTAAAG TATATGCGACATTATATATCACATATTGCTTCAGATGATGTTGATGAGTGCAAGACACCCAATAAATTTTGCCATGCCAATGCAACATGCAACAACACATATGGGAGCTACACTTGTGCGTGTCAGAAAGG TGGTGGAAGTGCTGGTGCTAGTGGTGGTAGAAGTGCTGATGTCGGTGGAAGTGGAG TTGTCAGTTTAAGCATCTTAGTGTTATTTGTGGCGAGCTTTAATGCTTATTGTGGATTGAGAAAAAGGAAGCTCAACAAACTTAAAGAACAGTTTTTTCAACAAAATGGTGGTCTATTGTTACAACAAAAAATTGCTAAACATAGAGGTTCAATTGAAACAACTAAAATCTTTAGCATAGAAGAGCTAAAGAAGGCCACCAACAACTTTGATGAAGTCAAGATCTTAGGCCGAGGAGGCTATGGAATAGTTTACAAAGGATTATTACAAGACAACACAACTGTTGCAATCAAAAAGTCCAAAATCAGTGACCAAAGCCAGATTGAACAATTCATCAATGAGGTGGTTATACTTTCCCAAATCAACCATACAAATGTGGTCAAACTTTTGGGGTGTTGCTTAGAGACACAAGTTCCATTGCTTGTTTATGAATTCATTCAAGGTGGTACTCTTGATGATCATCTTCATGGTCAGAACCAATCTTTAAAGCTTAACTGGAAAACAAGATTGAGAATAGCAGCAGAAACTGCTGGGGCTTTGGCATACTTGCATTCTGCTACTTGTCCACCAATCATACATAGAGATGTTAAAACTACCAACATACTTCTTGATCATAATCTCAAAGCAAAGGTTTCTGATTTCGGAGCTTCAAAGATTGTTCCCCTTGATAAAGCCGAACTATCCACCCTGGTGCAAGGGACTGTGGGGTATCTAGACCCTGAATACTTCCACACAAGCCACTTAACAGAAAAGAGTGATGTGTATAGTTTCGGAGTCGTTCTAGCAGAGTTACTTACAGGACGAAAAGCACTTTGTTTTGATTTGCCTGAGGATGATAGAAACCTTGCAATGTACTTCATTTCTTCAATGAATAAGGGTCGCTTACTTCAGATTCTGGACAATCAGATAAGAAATGAGGCAAAGCCCGAGCAGCTCATGGAATTTGCCAATATTGCAAAACGATGTTTGAGGTTGAAGGGAGAAGAAAGACCTACCATGAAAGAAGTGGCAACTGAACTTGAGGGACTTAGAATAATGGAAAATCATAGGTGGGAAAGTGATAGATCGTCTTTGGAAGAGACTGAAGATTTGCTCAatgcatcaccatcatcatcatcattggcTTTTTACAGTGAAGATAATGGATCTTATGGAAGGGACATTATTTCTAGATTGGAAAGCATAG TTTACAAGGTTAAGAATCTTCTAACTCCACCAAAATGCCAAAAGCTAGATTCCATGTCATTAGGTAGTGAAAGACTGGAAGATGACAATGCaagttga